A window of Rhododendron vialii isolate Sample 1 chromosome 13a, ASM3025357v1 contains these coding sequences:
- the LOC131315228 gene encoding 1-aminocyclopropane-1-carboxylate oxidase: MEAFPVIDMEKLNGEERATTMDMIKDACENWGFFELMNHGISVELMDTVERLTKEHYKKCMEERFKEMVASKGLEAVQSEIDDLDWESTFHLRHLPVSNMSEIPDLEEDYRKAMKEFAGKLEKLAEQLLDLLCENLGIEKGYLKKAFYGSTGPTFGTKVSNYPPCPRPELIKGLRAHTDAGGLILLFQDDKVSGLQLLKDGEWVDVPPLKHSIVINIGDQLEVITNGKYKSVMHRVIAQPDGNRMSVASFYNPGGDAVIYPSPALVEKEEEKKQVYPKFVFEDYMKLYAGLKFQAKEPRFEAMKAVEGTVNLDPIVTV; encoded by the exons atggaggcaTTCCCAGTCATTGACATGGAGAAACTGAATGGTGAAGAAAGAGCAACAACAATGGATATGATCAAGGATGCCTGTGAGAACTGGGGCTTCTTTGAG TTGATGAATCATGGTATATCCGTTGAGCTGATGGACACTGTGGAGAGACTAACAAAGGAGCATTACAAGAAGTGCATGGAAGAAAGGTTCAAGGAAATGGTTGCAAGCAAGGGTCTTGAGGCTGTTCAGTCCGAAATCGACGACCTGGACTGGGAATCCACCTTCCACTTGCGTCACCTTCCCGTTTCGAACATGTCCGAAATCCCCGATCTCGAAGAAGATTACAG GAAGGCAATGAAGGAATTTGCTGGAAAACTAGAAAAGCTAGCTGAGCAGCTCCTGGACTTACTATGTGAGAATCTTGGGATAGAGAAAGGGTACCTCAAGAAGGCTTTCTATGGCTCCACGGGTCCCACCTTTGGCACCAAGGTCAGCAACTACCCTCCATGTCCCCGGCCGGAGCTGATCAAGGGCCTCCGGGCCCACACTGACGCCGGTGGCCTCATCCTGCTCTTCCAAGACGACAAGGTCAGCGGACTCCAGCTGCTCAAGGACGGCGAATGGGTCGATGTCCCGCCACTCAAACACTCCATTGTGATCAACATAGGTGACCAACTTGAG GTAATCACAAATGGAAAGTACAAGAGTGTGATGCACCGTGTCATTGCTCAGCCGGATGGCAACAGAATGTCAGTAGCCTCATTCTACAATCCGGGCGGTGATGCCGTCATCTATCCATCACCTGCACTagtggagaaagaagaagagaaaaagcaaGTGTATCCGAAATTCGTGTTTGAGGACTACATGAAGCTATATGCTGGTCTCAAGTTCCAGGCCAAGGAGCCAAGGTTTGAAGCCATGAAGGCCGTGGAAGGTACCGTTAACTTGGATCCGATTGTAACAGTTTGA